The Streptomyces sp. NBC_01353 genome contains a region encoding:
- a CDS encoding polynucleotide kinase-phosphatase: MTDTTRTLPVTDLSLVVLIGASGSGKSTFARRHFKPTEVISSDFCRGLVADDENDQSASKDAFDVLHYIAGKRLEAGRLTVVDATNVQQEARRQLVQLARQHDVLPIAIVLDMPEEVCQARNAARPDRADMPRHVVQRHRRELRRSLRGLEREGFRKVHVLRSVEEAEAAEVVLEKRFNDLRHLTGPFDIIGDIHGCRSELETLLARLGYVDGHHPEGRTAVFVGDLVDRGPDSPGVLRRVMSMVAAGDALCVPGNHENKLGRRLKGRKVQETHGLAETIEQLGRETEEFRAEVAAFIDGLVSHYVLDEGKLVVCHAGLPEKYHGRTSGRVRSHALYGDTTGETDEFGLPVRYPWAEEYRGRATVVYGHTPVPNTSWINNTICLDTGAVFGGKMTALRWPERELVDVPAEKVWYEPARPLATEAPGGQEGRPLDLADVHGRRIVETRQMGNVSVREENAAAALEVMSRFAVDPRLLAYLPPTMAPTATAKAEARGGAADEHYLEHPDEAFAQYKADGVERVVCEEKHMGSRAVALVCRDADVARERFGVEGPTGSLHTRTGRPFFDDPEVTEQVLERLRAAVTAAGLWDELGTDWLLLDGELMPWSLKAGGLLRSQYAAVGAASRAVFPGALGALEQAAARGVNGLDALLAKQRERAADAEAFTEAYRRYCWPTQGLEGVRFAPFQLLAARGRSLAAVPHDEQLGWLDRLVEHDPTGLLQVTRRLIVDTGDEASVRAGVDWWLEMTAAGGEGMVVKPLAALVRGADGRLVQPGIKVRGREYLRIIYGPEYTRPENLERLRNRFLGHKRSLALREYALGLEALDRLAEGEPLWRVHEAVFAVLALESEPVDPRL; this comes from the coding sequence ATGACCGACACCACCCGCACGCTGCCCGTCACCGACCTGTCCCTCGTGGTCCTGATCGGTGCGAGCGGCTCCGGCAAGTCCACCTTCGCCCGCCGCCACTTCAAGCCCACCGAGGTCATCTCCTCCGACTTCTGCCGCGGCCTGGTCGCCGACGACGAGAACGACCAGAGCGCCAGCAAGGACGCCTTCGACGTCCTGCACTACATCGCGGGCAAGCGACTGGAGGCGGGACGGCTGACCGTCGTCGACGCCACCAACGTCCAGCAGGAGGCGCGGCGCCAGCTGGTGCAGCTGGCCCGGCAGCACGACGTACTGCCCATCGCGATCGTCCTCGACATGCCCGAGGAGGTCTGCCAGGCGCGCAACGCGGCGCGCCCCGACCGGGCGGACATGCCCCGTCATGTCGTCCAGCGCCACCGCCGCGAGCTGCGCCGCTCGCTGCGCGGGCTGGAGCGCGAGGGCTTCCGCAAGGTGCACGTTCTGCGCAGCGTCGAGGAGGCGGAGGCGGCCGAGGTCGTCCTGGAGAAGCGGTTCAACGACCTGCGTCACCTCACCGGCCCCTTCGACATCATCGGCGACATCCACGGCTGCCGTTCCGAGCTGGAGACCCTGCTCGCGAGGCTCGGGTACGTCGACGGCCACCACCCCGAGGGGCGTACGGCGGTCTTTGTCGGCGACCTCGTCGACCGAGGACCGGACAGCCCGGGCGTGCTCCGCCGTGTGATGTCCATGGTCGCGGCCGGCGACGCCCTCTGCGTGCCCGGAAACCACGAGAACAAGCTCGGGCGCCGGCTCAAGGGCCGCAAGGTCCAGGAGACGCACGGCCTCGCCGAGACCATCGAGCAGCTGGGCCGCGAGACCGAGGAGTTCCGGGCCGAGGTCGCCGCGTTCATCGACGGGCTCGTCAGCCACTACGTCCTCGACGAGGGCAAGCTCGTCGTCTGCCACGCCGGCCTGCCGGAGAAGTACCACGGCCGGACCTCCGGCCGGGTGCGTTCGCACGCGCTGTACGGGGACACCACGGGGGAGACCGACGAGTTCGGGCTCCCGGTGCGCTACCCGTGGGCGGAGGAGTACCGCGGCCGGGCCACGGTCGTCTACGGCCACACACCCGTCCCCAACACCTCGTGGATCAACAACACCATCTGCCTGGACACCGGCGCGGTCTTCGGCGGCAAGATGACCGCGCTGCGCTGGCCGGAGCGCGAACTGGTCGACGTACCGGCGGAGAAGGTCTGGTACGAGCCTGCCCGGCCGCTCGCGACCGAGGCACCCGGTGGCCAGGAGGGACGGCCGCTCGACCTCGCCGACGTCCACGGACGCCGGATCGTGGAGACCCGGCAGATGGGCAACGTCTCCGTGCGCGAGGAGAACGCGGCGGCGGCCCTGGAGGTCATGAGCCGGTTCGCGGTCGACCCGCGGCTGCTCGCCTATCTGCCGCCGACGATGGCCCCGACGGCGACCGCGAAGGCGGAGGCCCGCGGCGGAGCCGCTGATGAGCACTACCTGGAGCACCCGGACGAGGCCTTCGCGCAGTACAAGGCGGACGGTGTCGAGCGGGTCGTGTGCGAGGAGAAGCACATGGGCTCACGGGCGGTCGCGCTCGTGTGCCGCGACGCGGACGTGGCGCGGGAGCGGTTCGGGGTGGAGGGGCCGACCGGCTCGCTGCACACCCGTACGGGACGGCCCTTCTTCGACGATCCGGAGGTCACCGAGCAGGTCCTGGAGCGGCTGCGGGCGGCCGTCACCGCCGCCGGGCTCTGGGACGAGCTGGGCACGGACTGGCTGCTGCTCGACGGTGAGCTGATGCCGTGGTCGCTGAAGGCGGGCGGGCTGCTGCGCTCGCAGTACGCGGCGGTCGGCGCTGCCTCCCGTGCGGTCTTCCCCGGCGCGCTCGGCGCACTGGAGCAGGCGGCGGCGCGGGGCGTGAACGGGCTCGACGCGCTCCTCGCCAAGCAGCGCGAACGGGCGGCGGACGCCGAGGCGTTCACGGAGGCGTACCGCCGGTACTGCTGGCCGACGCAGGGACTCGAGGGCGTGCGCTTCGCGCCGTTCCAGCTCCTCGCCGCGCGGGGCCGCTCGCTGGCGGCCGTGCCGCACGACGAGCAGCTCGGATGGCTCGACCGGCTGGTGGAGCACGATCCGACGGGGCTCCTCCAGGTCACGCGCCGGCTCATCGTCGACACGGGCGACGAGGCGTCGGTACGGGCCGGTGTCGACTGGTGGCTGGAGATGACGGCGGCCGGCGGTGAGGGCATGGTCGTCAAGCCGCTCGCGGCGCTCGTGCGCGGCGCGGACGGCCGACTCGTCCAGCCGGGCATCAAGGTCCGCGGCCGGGAGTACCTGCGGATCATCTACGGCCCCGAGTACACCCGCCCGGAGAACCTGGAGCGCCTGCGCAACCGCTTCCTCGGCCACAAGCGTTCACTCGCGCTGCGCGAGTACGCGCTCGGCCTGGAGGCGCTGGACCGACTCGCGGAGGGCGAGCCGCTCTGGCGCGTGCACGAGGCGGTTTTCGCGGTGCTCGCACTGGAGTCCGAGCCGGTGGACCCGCGTCTGTGA
- a CDS encoding Pycsar system effector family protein: MTTPAPAPVPRPAPSDPVPPTPPPAPDPDDLRFMADRLLVTVREDIGRADTKAAILLSGALAFLAVVFSRDRGPLPTSGAGLALLVVAGTLWTAGVLMLVSVVLPRTRIGADRTLLRDLTAGTPPDALRDRLTASGDDATGWLLEQASVHGVVLAAKYRWLRLGVCSLVLGVLPALFSELW; encoded by the coding sequence ATGACCACACCCGCTCCGGCCCCCGTCCCGCGCCCGGCGCCCTCCGACCCCGTACCCCCGACGCCACCGCCCGCCCCCGATCCCGACGACCTCCGCTTCATGGCCGACCGGCTGCTCGTCACCGTCCGCGAGGACATCGGCCGGGCCGACACCAAGGCGGCGATCCTGCTCTCCGGCGCCCTCGCCTTCCTGGCGGTGGTCTTCTCCCGGGACCGCGGCCCACTGCCCACCTCCGGCGCGGGTCTCGCCCTGCTCGTCGTGGCCGGGACGCTGTGGACGGCCGGGGTCCTGATGCTCGTCTCGGTGGTCCTGCCGCGCACCCGCATAGGGGCCGACCGCACCCTCCTGCGGGACCTGACGGCGGGGACACCCCCGGACGCGCTGCGCGACCGGCTCACGGCGTCCGGCGACGACGCCACCGGCTGGCTCCTCGAACAGGCGAGCGTGCACGGTGTCGTGCTCGCCGCGAAATACCGGTGGCTGCGCCTGGGCGTCTGCTCCCTCGTGCTCGGCGTGCTGCCGGCCCTCTTCAGCGAACTGTGGTGA
- a CDS encoding 3' terminal RNA ribose 2'-O-methyltransferase Hen1 translates to MFLTISTTGTPERPATDLGFLLHKHPDNAQTFSTSHGRAHVLYPEASAERCTAALLLEVDPIGLVRRGKGKGRGGAPDSALAQYVNDRPYAASSLLAVALATVFKSALHGACKAMPERAAEPLPLRVEVPALPARGGAELVRKLFGPLGWDTVDAEPVVLDTAFPEWGDSRYVRLVLEGELRLADALNQLYVLLPVLDDAKHYWVSPDEVDKLLRAGDGWLADHPEQKLITSRYLSRRWGLTREAMERLELVRLAESDGLDVDDLDNAVDETTDTEEKPVPLAEQRREAILAALRAADATRVLDLGCGQGQLVQALLKDVRFTDIVGVDVSVRALTVAGRRLRLDRLGERQAGRVKLIQGSLAYTDKRLAGYDAAVLSEVIEHLDLPRLPALEYAVFGSARPRTVLVTTPNVEYNVRWESLPAGHVRHGDHRFEWTREEFRGWAARVAGQYGYEVAFTPIGPDDPEVGPPTQMAVFTHSSTPTPKEDTA, encoded by the coding sequence GTGTTCCTGACGATCAGTACGACCGGCACCCCCGAACGTCCCGCGACCGATCTGGGCTTTCTGCTGCACAAGCATCCCGACAACGCGCAGACGTTCTCGACCTCGCACGGCCGCGCGCATGTCCTCTACCCCGAGGCGAGCGCGGAGCGGTGCACGGCCGCACTCCTCCTCGAGGTGGACCCCATCGGTCTGGTGCGGCGCGGCAAGGGCAAGGGCCGGGGCGGCGCCCCCGATTCCGCGCTCGCGCAGTATGTGAACGACCGGCCCTACGCCGCGTCCTCGCTGCTCGCCGTCGCGCTCGCCACGGTCTTCAAGAGCGCCCTGCACGGGGCCTGCAAGGCGATGCCCGAGCGGGCCGCGGAGCCGCTGCCGCTGCGCGTCGAGGTACCGGCGCTGCCGGCGCGCGGCGGGGCCGAGCTGGTCCGCAAGCTGTTCGGGCCCCTCGGCTGGGACACCGTCGACGCCGAGCCGGTGGTGCTGGACACCGCGTTCCCCGAGTGGGGCGACTCCCGCTATGTGCGGCTCGTCCTCGAAGGGGAGTTGCGGCTCGCCGACGCCCTCAACCAGCTCTACGTCCTGCTGCCGGTCCTCGACGACGCCAAGCACTACTGGGTCTCGCCCGACGAGGTCGACAAGCTGCTGCGCGCCGGTGACGGCTGGCTCGCCGACCACCCCGAGCAGAAGCTCATCACCAGCCGCTATCTGTCCCGCCGCTGGGGCCTGACCCGGGAGGCCATGGAGCGCCTGGAGCTGGTGCGCCTGGCCGAGAGCGACGGGCTGGACGTCGACGACCTCGACAACGCGGTCGACGAGACCACGGACACCGAGGAGAAGCCCGTTCCGCTCGCCGAGCAGCGCCGTGAGGCGATCCTCGCCGCGCTGCGCGCCGCCGACGCCACCCGTGTGCTCGATCTCGGCTGCGGCCAGGGCCAGTTGGTGCAGGCGCTGCTCAAGGACGTGCGCTTCACCGACATCGTCGGTGTCGACGTGTCCGTACGCGCCCTGACCGTCGCCGGGCGCCGGCTGCGGCTGGACCGGCTCGGAGAGCGGCAGGCGGGCCGGGTGAAGCTGATCCAGGGCTCGCTCGCGTACACGGACAAGCGTCTGGCCGGCTACGACGCGGCCGTACTGAGCGAGGTCATCGAGCACCTCGACCTGCCGCGGCTGCCCGCCCTCGAGTACGCCGTGTTCGGCTCGGCCCGTCCCCGTACGGTCCTCGTGACCACGCCGAACGTCGAGTACAACGTCCGCTGGGAGTCGCTCCCGGCCGGGCACGTCCGGCACGGCGACCACCGCTTCGAGTGGACGCGCGAGGAGTTCCGCGGCTGGGCGGCGCGCGTCGCCGGACAGTACGGGTACGAGGTCGCGTTCACCCCGATCGGCCCGGACGATCCCGAGGTCGGCCCGCCCACCCAGATGGCCGTCTTCACCCACAGCAGCACCCCGACCCCGAAGGAGGACACGGCATGA
- the mmuM gene encoding homocysteine S-methyltransferase: protein MAPARALAEALATDVLVLDGGLSNQLEAQGCDLRDELWSARLLVDGPEQIAAAHTAYIRAGARVLITAGYQATFEGFARRGIGRAETARLLGRGVELARAAGEGAAEQVWVAASVGPYGAMLADGSEYRGRYGLTVAELERFHRPRVEALAAAAPDVLALETVPDTDEAEALLRAVEGCGVPVWLSYTIAGERTRAGQGLAEAFALAAGNDQVIAVGVNCCEPEDAGRAVEIAARATGKPVVVYPNSGEEWDARARAWRGSGSFDPARMRGWPAAGARLLGGCCRVGPDRIAALADALGRQGGTPAQG, encoded by the coding sequence ATGGCACCCGCTCGCGCCCTCGCCGAGGCGCTCGCCACCGATGTGCTCGTCCTCGACGGCGGGCTCTCCAACCAGCTGGAGGCCCAGGGCTGCGACCTGCGCGACGAGCTGTGGTCGGCCCGGCTGCTCGTCGACGGGCCCGAACAGATCGCGGCGGCGCACACCGCGTACATCCGGGCGGGTGCCCGGGTCCTGATCACCGCCGGCTACCAGGCCACCTTCGAAGGCTTCGCCCGGCGCGGCATCGGCCGGGCCGAGACGGCGCGGCTGCTGGGGCGCGGGGTGGAGCTGGCCCGGGCCGCGGGAGAGGGGGCCGCCGAGCAGGTATGGGTCGCTGCGTCGGTCGGCCCGTACGGGGCCATGCTCGCGGACGGCAGCGAGTACCGCGGCCGGTACGGGCTGACCGTGGCCGAGCTCGAGCGGTTCCACCGGCCCCGCGTCGAGGCGCTCGCGGCGGCGGCGCCGGACGTGCTGGCCCTGGAGACGGTGCCCGACACCGACGAGGCCGAGGCGTTGCTCCGGGCTGTCGAGGGATGCGGGGTGCCGGTCTGGCTCTCGTACACGATCGCGGGGGAGCGGACCCGCGCCGGTCAGGGGCTCGCGGAGGCGTTCGCGCTCGCGGCGGGCAACGACCAGGTGATCGCGGTCGGGGTCAACTGCTGCGAGCCGGAGGACGCGGGCCGCGCCGTGGAGATCGCCGCCAGGGCGACAGGGAAGCCGGTGGTCGTCTACCCCAACAGCGGCGAGGAGTGGGACGCCCGGGCCCGGGCCTGGCGCGGAAGCGGCTCCTTCGATCCCGCGCGGATGCGAGGCTGGCCGGCGGCCGGGGCCCGGCTGCTCGGCGGCTGCTGCCGGGTCGGCCCCGACCGGATCGCCGCACTGGCCGACGCACTGGGTCGACAGGGCGGGACACCGGCCCAGGGCTGA
- a CDS encoding Crp/Fnr family transcriptional regulator, with amino-acid sequence MSLFGQDRFLHALPDRDRRTLLAEGNPRVYEPGEVMIRERDTTAYVLALMSGWSVVSVETERGARLILALRGAGEVVGDLAAVDRRPRSATVTALGRVEAVAIAGDRFRRFLAAHPHATSLILRQLSARLRSADVERRALASETVLQRLAARLVELAERAGRRADAGTVLELPLPQHDLAAAIGATREAVAKALRLLREQDVVRTANRRVVVIDMPVLVLLAQGGSPHTKSAEKPPPGV; translated from the coding sequence GTGAGTCTTTTCGGCCAGGACCGCTTCCTCCACGCCCTGCCCGACCGGGACCGCCGGACGCTCCTCGCCGAGGGGAACCCGCGCGTCTACGAGCCCGGCGAGGTGATGATCCGGGAGCGCGACACCACCGCGTACGTCCTCGCCCTCATGTCCGGTTGGTCCGTCGTCTCGGTCGAGACCGAACGCGGCGCCCGCCTCATACTCGCCCTGCGCGGCGCGGGAGAGGTCGTCGGCGACCTCGCCGCGGTGGACCGCCGACCGCGCAGCGCCACCGTCACCGCCCTCGGCCGCGTCGAGGCCGTCGCCATCGCCGGCGACCGCTTCCGCCGCTTCCTCGCCGCCCATCCGCACGCCACCTCGCTGATCCTGCGGCAGCTCTCCGCCCGGCTGCGCAGCGCCGACGTCGAGCGCCGCGCCCTCGCCTCCGAGACCGTGCTCCAGCGGCTCGCCGCCCGCCTGGTCGAGCTCGCCGAGCGGGCCGGCCGGCGCGCGGACGCCGGCACCGTACTCGAACTCCCGCTTCCCCAGCACGACCTGGCGGCGGCCATCGGCGCCACCCGGGAGGCGGTGGCGAAGGCCCTCCGGCTGCTGCGGGAACAGGACGTCGTCCGCACGGCGAACCGCCGTGTGGTCGTCATCGACATGCCCGTCCTGGTCCTGCTGGCCCAGGGCGGATCACCCCACACGAAATCGGCGGAGAAACCTCCGCCGGGTGTGTAA
- a CDS encoding DUF6099 family protein, whose product MEAERLIATGRNALARSREALDIVAEAWQAQALAQAMGSHLALGGPLELRGEARGLSEIGGGRGVVDHPALRTGGLRAAQLTEVGDTRVALTALSALLGEVGIALVGVACVTDEEGLYWQCIEAIDAADESNDRVRGMLRRLAVRERDRPPDVARERAGPAGPS is encoded by the coding sequence ATGGAAGCGGAGCGACTGATCGCGACGGGGCGGAACGCGCTGGCGCGGAGCAGGGAAGCGTTGGACATCGTGGCGGAGGCATGGCAGGCACAGGCCCTCGCCCAGGCGATGGGGAGTCATCTCGCGCTCGGCGGACCGCTGGAGTTGCGGGGCGAGGCGCGAGGGTTGAGCGAGATAGGGGGCGGGCGTGGGGTGGTCGACCATCCAGCGCTGCGAACGGGCGGCTTGAGAGCCGCCCAGTTGACCGAGGTGGGGGACACGCGTGTGGCGCTGACGGCGCTGAGCGCGCTCCTCGGAGAGGTGGGAATCGCTCTCGTCGGGGTGGCCTGTGTCACCGACGAGGAGGGGCTCTACTGGCAGTGCATCGAGGCGATCGACGCGGCCGACGAGTCGAACGACCGGGTGCGCGGGATGCTGCGCCGGCTCGCGGTACGGGAGCGGGACCGGCCGCCCGATGTCGCCCGTGAGCGGGCGGGCCCGGCGGGGCCGTCATGA
- a CDS encoding LLM class F420-dependent oxidoreductase encodes MDLRIFTEPQQGADYDTLLTVAKATEDLGFDAFFRSDHYVSMGSADGLPGPTDAWITLAGLARETSRIRLGTLMTAGTFRLPGVLAIQVAQVDQMSGGRVELGLGAGWFEEEHRAYGIPFPKEKFGRLEEQLAIVTGLWGTEIGKKFSYEGEHYQLVDSPALPKPAQARIPVLIGGHGASRTPRLAAKYADEFNIPFASLEDSERQFGRVRAAAEAAGRRAGDLVYSNALVVCVGKDDAEVARRAAAIGREVRELKANGLAGSPAEVVDKIGRYGAIGASRVYLQVLDLDDLDHLELISAQVQSQLG; translated from the coding sequence ATGGATCTTCGAATCTTCACCGAGCCCCAGCAAGGGGCCGACTACGACACCCTTCTCACGGTCGCGAAGGCCACCGAGGACCTCGGTTTCGACGCCTTCTTCCGCTCCGACCACTACGTCAGCATGGGATCCGCCGACGGCCTGCCCGGGCCGACCGACGCGTGGATCACGCTGGCCGGGCTGGCCCGGGAGACCAGCAGGATCCGTCTCGGCACGCTGATGACTGCCGGCACCTTCCGCCTCCCCGGCGTTCTGGCCATCCAGGTGGCCCAGGTCGACCAGATGTCCGGCGGCCGGGTCGAACTGGGCCTGGGAGCAGGCTGGTTCGAAGAGGAGCACCGGGCGTACGGGATCCCGTTTCCCAAGGAGAAGTTCGGCCGGCTAGAGGAGCAGCTGGCGATCGTCACCGGCCTGTGGGGCACCGAGATCGGCAAGAAGTTCTCGTACGAGGGCGAGCACTACCAGCTCGTCGACTCGCCCGCGCTGCCCAAGCCGGCGCAGGCCAGGATCCCGGTGCTCATCGGCGGGCACGGCGCGAGCCGGACCCCGCGGCTCGCCGCGAAGTACGCCGACGAGTTCAACATTCCGTTCGCCTCGCTGGAGGACAGCGAGCGGCAGTTCGGGCGGGTCCGCGCCGCCGCCGAGGCCGCGGGCCGCCGGGCCGGCGACCTGGTGTACTCCAACGCCCTCGTGGTCTGCGTCGGCAAGGACGACGCCGAGGTGGCCCGCCGAGCCGCGGCCATCGGCCGCGAGGTGCGGGAGCTGAAGGCCAACGGCCTGGCGGGCTCGCCCGCCGAGGTCGTGGACAAGATCGGCCGGTACGGCGCGATCGGGGCGTCCAGGGTCTACCTCCAGGTCCTCGACCTCGACGACCTGGATCACCTGGAACTCATCTCCGCCCAGGTCCAATCCCAGCTGGGCTGA
- a CDS encoding nucleotide pyrophosphohydrolase: MTELDVAGLQRRLAEFAASREWQPYHTPKNLAAALSVEAAELLEIFQWLTPDEADRVMEDPERAHRVEDEVADVLAYLLQFCGVLGVDPLAALAAKIDRNELRFPVGRPPGRSAGRSKGTVEGGGGHSSE; the protein is encoded by the coding sequence GTGACAGAACTGGATGTAGCGGGATTGCAGCGCAGGCTGGCCGAGTTCGCGGCTTCGCGGGAGTGGCAGCCATACCACACGCCCAAGAACCTGGCGGCGGCGCTCAGCGTCGAGGCGGCCGAACTCCTGGAGATCTTCCAGTGGTTGACGCCCGACGAGGCGGACCGGGTGATGGAGGACCCGGAGCGGGCGCACCGGGTCGAGGACGAGGTCGCGGACGTGCTGGCGTATCTGCTCCAGTTCTGCGGGGTGCTCGGCGTCGATCCGCTCGCCGCGCTGGCGGCGAAGATCGACCGGAACGAACTCCGCTTCCCGGTCGGCCGGCCACCAGGACGATCCGCGGGACGCTCCAAGGGCACCGTCGAGGGCGGGGGCGGTCACTCCTCGGAGTGA
- a CDS encoding vWA domain-containing protein → MQWRNTGGVLLLAGALLALSGPTGPTGADAATPRTPAATTAPPKDDGPDPIDFAVVVDQSASLADKDLALETEAAALLSQGEISERSRATVIGFGSSEKAGQSAVREVCPLTVADAAGRQRLSDCVPRLTRRDAASMGPGTDFPAAIRQAVSRLTEDGRKATPKVVFLLTDGKLDVSDSPEYGTDKANRQANGEKRLAEELARARAASVQIWPLGFGGEIDRAALTAMAEGGHRGSCADLPEATPKMRVVDTAAEIDKALQETFAAARCARIAHGTVGKPPADLSVTIPPIATDGSLTVGKHDPKVRVTYYDPSGRKVDPPGEFDGSTFEVSGQDGPVEALRVKNPMPGRWRVHIEAPEGHRDREVAVRAIWQGRLRSEVTVDPASPRAGQEAVVEARMQTRRGVVITDPKLLEGVKVSAVLTGAGFTPVTVRLTDDGRGPDRRAGDVRFSGRITVPATATGDLTLVTDMAAPGVTSDRRPHYFRTSEGTPVVTAGLAVDRVTVHPGDTVRGTLDITNNDSGPHTLRLALKDQTAGSDLKVSPATVTAEAGRKTRFDFTVTVGKGTPVGELGGMVEVLDTGDAGQALDTAFLDVRVEAPPTWWDNWWWAVIGGAAAVLLAGAVVGIRLVARSRRKDLTGVRLELLRDGQSLSTLTVRNGQSSGGEYLFTVEEARGAAPALRRARGTSSAHRLRRTGAGELLLRPNGGREFSVRPGVPAGLDDFELIVGDGRRTGRGGQAGSGGSGGSGRSTGTDRTPGTGGWRARVPRRRTSAPGDRDTGRDRSRTSDTDEGRREQPTTTSTWDPNF, encoded by the coding sequence ATGCAGTGGAGAAACACCGGAGGCGTCCTGCTCCTCGCCGGGGCGCTGCTCGCGCTCTCCGGCCCGACGGGCCCGACCGGCGCCGACGCGGCAACCCCACGAACCCCCGCCGCCACGACCGCCCCGCCGAAGGACGACGGTCCGGACCCGATCGACTTCGCCGTCGTCGTCGACCAGTCCGCGAGCCTCGCCGACAAGGACCTGGCCCTCGAGACCGAGGCGGCCGCTCTGCTCAGCCAGGGTGAGATATCCGAGCGCTCCCGGGCCACCGTCATCGGCTTCGGCAGCTCCGAGAAGGCCGGTCAGTCCGCCGTACGGGAGGTCTGCCCGCTCACCGTCGCCGACGCGGCCGGCCGCCAGCGGCTCAGCGACTGCGTCCCACGGCTGACCCGGCGCGACGCGGCGAGCATGGGCCCCGGCACCGACTTCCCCGCCGCGATCCGCCAGGCCGTCTCCCGGCTCACCGAGGACGGCCGCAAGGCCACGCCCAAGGTCGTCTTCCTGCTCACCGACGGCAAGCTCGACGTGAGCGACAGCCCGGAGTACGGCACCGACAAGGCCAACCGGCAGGCGAACGGCGAGAAGCGGCTCGCCGAGGAACTCGCCCGCGCCCGGGCGGCGTCCGTCCAGATCTGGCCGCTCGGCTTCGGCGGCGAGATCGACCGCGCGGCGCTCACCGCCATGGCCGAGGGCGGCCACCGCGGCAGCTGCGCCGACCTGCCCGAGGCCACCCCCAAGATGCGGGTGGTCGACACCGCGGCGGAGATCGACAAGGCGCTCCAGGAGACCTTCGCGGCCGCCCGCTGCGCACGCATCGCGCACGGCACCGTCGGCAAGCCGCCCGCCGACCTGTCCGTCACCATTCCGCCCATCGCCACCGACGGCTCGCTCACGGTCGGCAAGCACGACCCCAAGGTGCGGGTGACCTACTACGACCCGAGCGGGCGCAAGGTGGACCCCCCGGGCGAGTTCGACGGCTCCACCTTCGAGGTCAGCGGACAGGACGGCCCGGTCGAGGCGCTGCGCGTCAAGAACCCGATGCCCGGCCGCTGGCGCGTCCACATCGAGGCCCCCGAGGGCCACCGGGACCGCGAGGTCGCCGTCCGGGCGATCTGGCAGGGCCGGCTGCGCTCCGAGGTCACGGTCGACCCCGCCTCGCCGCGCGCCGGCCAGGAGGCCGTCGTGGAGGCACGGATGCAGACCCGGCGCGGGGTCGTCATCACCGACCCCAAGCTGCTGGAAGGCGTCAAGGTCTCCGCCGTACTGACCGGCGCCGGCTTCACGCCCGTCACCGTCCGCCTCACCGACGACGGCCGCGGCCCCGACCGCAGAGCCGGCGACGTCCGGTTCTCGGGCCGGATCACCGTCCCCGCCACCGCCACCGGCGACCTGACTCTCGTCACGGACATGGCGGCGCCCGGAGTCACCTCCGACCGCCGACCGCACTACTTCCGTACGTCGGAGGGCACCCCCGTCGTCACCGCCGGGCTCGCCGTCGACCGGGTGACCGTTCACCCCGGAGACACCGTGCGGGGCACCCTCGACATCACCAACAACGACAGCGGCCCGCACACCCTGCGCCTCGCCCTGAAGGACCAGACGGCCGGATCCGACCTGAAGGTGTCCCCGGCCACGGTCACCGCCGAAGCCGGCCGGAAGACCCGGTTCGACTTCACCGTCACCGTGGGGAAGGGCACCCCCGTCGGCGAACTCGGCGGCATGGTCGAGGTCCTGGACACCGGTGACGCCGGGCAGGCCCTCGACACCGCCTTCCTCGACGTACGCGTCGAGGCGCCCCCCACCTGGTGGGACAACTGGTGGTGGGCGGTGATCGGCGGGGCGGCGGCCGTCCTGCTCGCCGGCGCCGTCGTGGGCATCCGGCTGGTCGCCCGCAGCCGCCGCAAGGACCTGACCGGGGTCCGGCTCGAACTCCTCCGCGACGGACAGTCCCTCAGCACGCTCACCGTCCGCAACGGCCAGAGCAGCGGCGGCGAGTACCTCTTCACGGTCGAGGAGGCGAGGGGCGCGGCCCCCGCGCTGCGCCGCGCCCGCGGCACGTCCTCGGCCCACCGGCTGCGCCGCACAGGCGCAGGCGAACTGCTGCTGCGCCCCAACGGGGGGCGGGAGTTCTCCGTACGCCCCGGAGTACCGGCCGGGCTCGACGACTTCGAGCTCATCGTCGGAGACGGCCGCCGCACCGGCCGTGGCGGACAGGCGGGATCCGGCGGCTCGGGCGGCAGCGGCAGGTCGACGGGCACGGACCGCACACCTGGTACCGGCGGCTGGCGTGCCCGCGTCCCCCGCCGCCGTACATCCGCCCCCGGCGACCGCGACACCGGCCGGGACCGGAGCCGTACGTCCGACACCGACGAGGGCCGCCGGGAGCAGCCCACGACCACCAGCACATGGGACCCGAACTTCTGA